A part of Capsicum annuum cultivar UCD-10X-F1 chromosome 6, UCD10Xv1.1, whole genome shotgun sequence genomic DNA contains:
- the LOC107855870 gene encoding uncharacterized protein LOC107855870: MQYPQAAAAAPSGPSIFFSPKSTTFQIRHPSFHFCSTKSSSALPSSSLRSLSISRLANHSATVRASSSSFSSSASPWDEKPYQVLPNGKIVYLDEQDVVTFLDPPVELIPLDPSSYNPAAYLWKKIEDIPEERRHRLLPLLNPRLISQAWGIAGTRYNNPKLVEKSASSLLATGNSETVAEFWKCRTSGGPLQIAWLNFFKKVVFRTGDGQAYGRLISESIFSGLSNSFYPLYFTVSELKEVMSTEEPCDLAYEFKDGTLDLPDFPRGFPKPAEHPWPFNDEVVIYIRHAGPGVMVGQAWQEGKALQQVPKKLCGEILMVKEYLSSQPQSG; the protein is encoded by the exons ATGCAGTATCCTCAAGCAGCAGCAGCTGCCCCCAGCGGGCCATCAATCTTCTTCTCTCCAAAATCAACCACTTTCCAAATTCGGCATCCGTCTTTCCATTTCTGTTCCACAAAGTCCAGCTCCGCACTTCCGTCGAGCAGTTTAAGGTCTCTGTCAATTTCGCGTCTCGCAAATCACAGCGCAACTGTACGAGCAAGTTCGTCCTCGTTTTCTAGCTCTGCATCACCGTGGGATGAAAAGCCCTACCAAGTTTTACCGAATGGAAAGATAGTGTACTTGGATGAACAAGATGTTGTCACCTTCCTTGACCCGCCCGTGGAGCTTATTCCATTGGATCCATCTTCTTATAACCCCGCCGCGTATCTTTG GAAGAAAATTGAGGATATTCCAGAGGAAAGGCGGCACAGGCTGTTACCCTTGCTTAACCCAAG GTTGATATCACAAGCTTGGGGGATTGCTGGCACACGGTACAATAATCCAAAACTGGTAGAGAAAAGTGCATCAAGCTTGCTAGCAACTGGAAATAGTGAAACAGTTGCTGAATTTTGGAAGTGCCGAACAAGCGGAG GTCCACTGCAGATTGCCTGGTTAAATTTCTTCAAAAAG GTTGTATTTCGCACCGGTGATGGGCAGGCATATGGGCGACTCATTA GCGAATCGATTTTCTCTGGGCTCTCAAATTCCTTTTATCCTTTGTACTTTACGGTTAGTGAACTCAAAGAAGTGATGTCGACAGAAGAGCCTTGTGATTTGGCGTATGAATTCAAAGATGGAACCTTGGATCTCCCTGATTTTCCTCGTGGTTTCCCTAAACCAG CGGAGCATCCATGGCCATTTAACGATGAGGTTGTCATATACATACGTCATGCGGGGCCAGGAGTGATGGTAGGGCAAGCCTGGCAAGAAGGAAAAGCATTGCAACAAGTGCCTAAAAAGCTATGCGGTGAAATattgatggtgaaagagtatttaTCTTCTCAGCCACAATCAGGCTAG
- the LOC107855858 gene encoding protein MANNAN SYNTHESIS-RELATED 1 isoform X1, with amino-acid sequence MAVDPRQIVAGVLTVTMFVMLGNMIMRDHLYSLPVDSDISIHSISKQSLETGPWIKDSGSLKPCWTKPVLQEDEQSQGFVTFSLTNGPEYHVSQIADAVIVARYLRATLVIPDIRGSEPGDKRNFEDIYDVEHFVRNLNGVVKVAKTRPAEVSARNIAAVKVPNRVSEDYIAENIEPVFTSKGNIRLATYFPSVNMKKMKDKSNTDSIACTAMFGTLELQPEVNEVVESMVERLRTLSAKSKGQFIAVDLRVDILEKKSCQGDGALKSKSCYGPEEIGMFLRKVGFNKDTTLYLTQSRWDSSLNALKDLFPKTYTKENIMPIDKKAKFLDSESSEVEKVIDFYMCSESDVFVPAISGLFYANVAGKRIGSGKTQILVPADIPGASATLTDYISHYVSKKNHFAYSCFC; translated from the exons ATGGCAGTGGATCCGAGACAAATTGTGGCTGGTGTGCTTACTGTTACTATGTTCGTAATGCTTGGCAACATGATCATGAGAGACCACTTGTATTCACTTCCT GTGGATTCTGATATATCTATCCATAGTATCAGTAAGCAGAGCCTGGAAACTGGCCCTTGGATAAAGGATAGCGGATCACTAAAGCCCTGTTGGACTAAACCAGTTCTCC AAGAAGATGAACAGTCACAAGGTTTTGTTACCTTCTCACTCACTAATGGTCCTGAATATCATGTCTCTCAG ATTGCTGATGCCGTGATAGTAGCAAGGTATCTTCGTGCAACTCTTGTAATCCCAGACATCAGGGGGAGCGAACCTGGGGATAAGAG GAACTTTGAAGACATCTATGATGTTGAACACTTCGTGAGAAACCTAAATGGGGTGGTCAAAGTAGCAAAAACTCGGCCTGCTGAAGTCTCAGCAAGAAATATTGCTGCGGTGAAGGTTCCAAATAGGGTTTCTGAAGATTATATTGCTGAAAACATTGAGCCAGTTTTCACATCTAAGGGAAACATAAGGCTGGCAACATACTTTCCTTCGGTgaacatgaaaaaaatgaaagataagAGCAATACCGACTCAATTGCATGCACAGCAATGTTTGGAACTCTAGAGCTTCAACCAGAAGTCAATGAAGTCGTTGAGTCCATGGTGGAGCGCTTAAGAACTTTGAGCGCGAAGTCAAAGGGACAGTTTATTGCAGTGGATCTGAGGGTTGATATATTGGAGAAAAAGAGTTGCCAAGGAGACGGTGCTCTTAAATCAAAGAGCTGCTATGGTCCAGAGGAGATAGGTATGTTCTTGAGAAAAGTTGGTTTCAACAAGGACACGACTCTATATCTGACTCAATCAAGGTGGGATAGCAGCCTTAATGCATTGAAGGATCTCTTTCCTAAAACATATACAAAG GAAAACATAATGCCCATTGATAAAAAGGCAAAATTTCTCGACTCAGAGTCTTCTGAAGTGGAGAAAGTAATCGACTTTTACATGTGTTCTGAGAGTGATGTTTTCGTACCAGCCATCTCAGGCCTCTTTTATGCCAATGTGGCTGGTAAGAGAATCGGTTCTGGAAAGACGCAGATACTTGTTCCAGCTGATATTCCTGGGGCTTCTGCGACTTTAACAGATTACATATCCCATTATGTCTCAAAGAAGAACCACTTTGCCTATTCATGTTTCTGCTAG
- the LOC107855858 gene encoding protein MANNAN SYNTHESIS-RELATED 1 isoform X2, translated as MAVDPRQIVAGVLTVTMFVMLGNMIMRDHLYSLPVDSDISIHSISKQSLETGPWIKDSGSLKPCWTKPVLQDEQSQGFVTFSLTNGPEYHVSQIADAVIVARYLRATLVIPDIRGSEPGDKRNFEDIYDVEHFVRNLNGVVKVAKTRPAEVSARNIAAVKVPNRVSEDYIAENIEPVFTSKGNIRLATYFPSVNMKKMKDKSNTDSIACTAMFGTLELQPEVNEVVESMVERLRTLSAKSKGQFIAVDLRVDILEKKSCQGDGALKSKSCYGPEEIGMFLRKVGFNKDTTLYLTQSRWDSSLNALKDLFPKTYTKENIMPIDKKAKFLDSESSEVEKVIDFYMCSESDVFVPAISGLFYANVAGKRIGSGKTQILVPADIPGASATLTDYISHYVSKKNHFAYSCFC; from the exons ATGGCAGTGGATCCGAGACAAATTGTGGCTGGTGTGCTTACTGTTACTATGTTCGTAATGCTTGGCAACATGATCATGAGAGACCACTTGTATTCACTTCCT GTGGATTCTGATATATCTATCCATAGTATCAGTAAGCAGAGCCTGGAAACTGGCCCTTGGATAAAGGATAGCGGATCACTAAAGCCCTGTTGGACTAAACCAGTTCTCC AAGATGAACAGTCACAAGGTTTTGTTACCTTCTCACTCACTAATGGTCCTGAATATCATGTCTCTCAG ATTGCTGATGCCGTGATAGTAGCAAGGTATCTTCGTGCAACTCTTGTAATCCCAGACATCAGGGGGAGCGAACCTGGGGATAAGAG GAACTTTGAAGACATCTATGATGTTGAACACTTCGTGAGAAACCTAAATGGGGTGGTCAAAGTAGCAAAAACTCGGCCTGCTGAAGTCTCAGCAAGAAATATTGCTGCGGTGAAGGTTCCAAATAGGGTTTCTGAAGATTATATTGCTGAAAACATTGAGCCAGTTTTCACATCTAAGGGAAACATAAGGCTGGCAACATACTTTCCTTCGGTgaacatgaaaaaaatgaaagataagAGCAATACCGACTCAATTGCATGCACAGCAATGTTTGGAACTCTAGAGCTTCAACCAGAAGTCAATGAAGTCGTTGAGTCCATGGTGGAGCGCTTAAGAACTTTGAGCGCGAAGTCAAAGGGACAGTTTATTGCAGTGGATCTGAGGGTTGATATATTGGAGAAAAAGAGTTGCCAAGGAGACGGTGCTCTTAAATCAAAGAGCTGCTATGGTCCAGAGGAGATAGGTATGTTCTTGAGAAAAGTTGGTTTCAACAAGGACACGACTCTATATCTGACTCAATCAAGGTGGGATAGCAGCCTTAATGCATTGAAGGATCTCTTTCCTAAAACATATACAAAG GAAAACATAATGCCCATTGATAAAAAGGCAAAATTTCTCGACTCAGAGTCTTCTGAAGTGGAGAAAGTAATCGACTTTTACATGTGTTCTGAGAGTGATGTTTTCGTACCAGCCATCTCAGGCCTCTTTTATGCCAATGTGGCTGGTAAGAGAATCGGTTCTGGAAAGACGCAGATACTTGTTCCAGCTGATATTCCTGGGGCTTCTGCGACTTTAACAGATTACATATCCCATTATGTCTCAAAGAAGAACCACTTTGCCTATTCATGTTTCTGCTAG